The Lepisosteus oculatus isolate fLepOcu1 chromosome 4, fLepOcu1.hap2, whole genome shotgun sequence genome window below encodes:
- the LOC138238093 gene encoding serine protease 27-like — protein MKMFFLLAFFGILILNKEEVSSSPLSRSSIVGGQDAEEGAWPWQVYIQIQMNHNQATFCGGSLISEQWVLTAAHCFKPSSLLKHSFVRLGAYKLDQPSNHEVKKSIKKVVLHEQYEKATDGFDIALVQLDSEVSLSPYISPVQLAKPNDVFTEDTECWATGWGMTRGNVPLAPPRTLQEVQLAIIDNRRCQSMYNSEIIRKDMMCAGYEDGQKDTCQGDSGGPLVCRKGNCWIQAGIVSFGRCCGRPNSPGVYTRVSSFTDWIKKHSGV, from the exons TGTCCAGCTCTCCTCTGTCGAGGAGCTCTATTGTGGGCGGTCAGGATGCGGAGGAGGGAGCGTGGCCCTGGCAGGTCTATATCCAGATCCAGATGAACCACAACCAGGCCACATTCTGTGGTGGATCCTTGATCAGTGAGCAGTGGGTTCTCACTGCAGCGCACTGCTTCAAACC CTCCTCCTTGCTCAAGCATTCCTTTGTGAGGCTGGGGGCGTACAAGCTAGACCAACCCTCCAATCACGAGGTCAAGAAAAGCATTAAGAAGGTCGTCCTCCACGAGCAGTACGAGAAAGCAACAGACGGCTTTGACATCGCCCTGGTGCAGCTGGACAGCGAGGTGTCCCTCTCTCCTTACATCAGTCCTGTCCAGCTCGCCAAGCCCAACGATGTCTTCACGGAGGACACAGAGTGCTGGGCCACTGGGTGGGGGATGACTAGAGGGAATG TACCACTGGCACCCCCTCGCACTCTGCAGGAAGTCCAACTGGCCATCATAGACAACAGGCGCTGTCAGTCCATGTACAACAGTGAGATAATCAGGAAAGACATGATGTGCGCTGGGTAtgaagatggacagaaggacaccTGCCAG GGTGATTCTGGGGGACCTCTGGTGTGTCGAAAGGGGAACTGCTGGATCCAGGCTGGGATTGTGAGCTTTGGAAGATGTTGTGGTAGGCCCAACTCCCCAGGAGTCTACACCCGGGTCAGCAGCTTCACGGATTGGATAAAGAAACACAGTGGAGTCTGA